A window of the Janthinobacterium agaricidamnosum NBRC 102515 = DSM 9628 genome harbors these coding sequences:
- a CDS encoding endonuclease/exonuclease/phosphatase family protein, whose protein sequence is MKIRVATYNIHKGVSSVRGLPRVHALKQAIGLFDAEVVFLQEVQGKHDRKAARFGAEKHGHKHWPQAAQHEFFSGESRHLHAAYGMNAVYDHGHHGNALLSAYPIASMYNHDVSDHAYEQRGILHCVLRTPAADVHCYVVHLGLFEAGRSRQTEALIEAVMASAPDGEPVIIAGDFNDWRNTLSDKLRKQLGVVEVFDQHASKSALGDLVRTLARRKTNLSPIPARTFPAALPWFRLDRIYVRGFQVESAQVMHGTLWAKLSDHAPIVASLKLA, encoded by the coding sequence ATGAAAATCCGCGTAGCAACTTATAACATCCACAAGGGCGTCTCGTCGGTTCGCGGGCTGCCCAGGGTACATGCCCTGAAGCAAGCGATCGGCTTGTTCGACGCCGAAGTGGTCTTTTTGCAAGAGGTGCAGGGCAAGCACGACCGCAAGGCTGCCCGTTTCGGCGCCGAGAAACATGGCCACAAGCATTGGCCGCAAGCGGCTCAGCACGAGTTTTTTTCCGGCGAATCGCGCCACCTGCATGCGGCCTACGGCATGAATGCGGTGTATGACCATGGCCACCACGGCAATGCCTTGCTGAGCGCCTATCCGATCGCCTCGATGTATAACCATGATGTGTCCGATCATGCATACGAACAACGCGGCATCCTGCATTGCGTGTTGCGCACGCCGGCCGCCGACGTGCATTGCTATGTGGTGCACCTGGGCTTGTTCGAGGCTGGCCGTTCGCGCCAGACCGAGGCCTTGATCGAGGCGGTGATGGCGTCGGCGCCCGATGGCGAACCGGTGATCATCGCCGGCGATTTCAACGACTGGCGCAATACCCTGAGCGACAAGCTGCGCAAGCAGCTCGGCGTGGTCGAAGTGTTCGACCAGCATGCATCGAAATCGGCGCTGGGCGACCTGGTGCGCACCTTGGCGCGGCGCAAGACCAATCTGTCGCCGATACCGGCGCGCACTTTTCCGGCCGCCTTGCCATGGTTCCGCCTGGACCGGATTTATGTGCGCGGTTTCCAGGTCGAGTCGGCGCAAGTGATGCACGGCACTTTATGGGCCAAATTATCGGACCACGCCCCTATCGTCGCGTCGCTGAAACTGGCGTAG
- a CDS encoding RNA-binding S4 domain-containing protein — protein MNGPVRIDKWLWAARFFKTRTLASDAVDSGKVKVNGDKVKPARPVHLGDELLVDNGSDTWELIVAGLSDQRAAAPVARTLYAETPASIARRAHDSEQRKLFREPGAAIKGRPTKRDRRQLSKASGDS, from the coding sequence ATGAACGGTCCTGTACGTATCGACAAATGGTTGTGGGCGGCGCGCTTCTTCAAGACCCGTACCCTGGCCAGCGATGCGGTCGATAGTGGCAAAGTGAAAGTCAACGGCGACAAGGTCAAGCCGGCGCGGCCGGTGCACCTGGGCGACGAGTTGCTGGTAGACAATGGTTCGGATACCTGGGAACTGATCGTGGCCGGCCTGTCCGACCAGCGTGCCGCCGCGCCGGTGGCCCGCACTTTATATGCCGAAACGCCGGCCAGCATCGCGCGCCGCGCGCATGACAGCGAACAGCGCAAGCTGTTTCGCGAACCGGGCGCGGCCATCAAGGGACGCCCCACCAAACGCGACCGGCGCCAGCTCAGCAAGGCCAGCGGCGACAGCTGA
- a CDS encoding acetyl-CoA C-acyltransferase, which produces MSKQLQDAYIVSATRTPIGKAPRGMFKNTRPDDLLVKVLQSALAQAPGLDPALITDAIIGCSFPEAEQGFNIARNSVLLAGLPKTVGGVTVNRYCASGITAIAMAADRIRVGEADVMIAGGIESMSMVPMMGHHPSMNLDMFSDENIGMAYGMGLTAEKVAAQWKVSREQQDAFSVESHRRAIAAQQAGFFKAETTPVEIITRTPNLATGQVDVKRRTVDTDEGARADSTLESLAKLKPVFAAKGSVTAANSSQMSDGAGALLIVSEKILREHNLTPLAKFSSFAVRGVPPEIMGIGPKFAIPAACAAAGITQDQLDWIELNEAFAAQALAVIGDLGLDPAKVNPMGGAIALGHPLGATGAIRAATVIHALQRTRQKYGMVTMCVGAGMGAAGIFERV; this is translated from the coding sequence ATGAGCAAACAACTTCAAGACGCATACATCGTCTCCGCAACCCGCACGCCGATCGGCAAGGCGCCGCGCGGCATGTTCAAGAACACCCGCCCGGACGATCTGCTGGTCAAAGTGCTGCAATCGGCATTGGCGCAAGCGCCTGGCCTGGATCCGGCGCTGATCACCGACGCCATCATCGGCTGCTCGTTCCCGGAAGCGGAACAGGGTTTTAACATCGCCCGCAACTCGGTGCTGCTGGCCGGCTTGCCGAAAACCGTCGGCGGCGTCACCGTCAACCGCTACTGCGCATCGGGCATCACCGCGATCGCCATGGCGGCCGACCGCATCCGCGTCGGCGAAGCCGACGTGATGATCGCCGGCGGCATCGAATCGATGTCGATGGTGCCGATGATGGGCCATCACCCATCGATGAACCTGGACATGTTCAGCGACGAAAACATCGGCATGGCCTACGGCATGGGCTTGACCGCCGAAAAAGTGGCGGCGCAATGGAAAGTGTCGCGCGAGCAGCAGGACGCGTTCTCGGTCGAGTCGCACCGCCGCGCCATCGCCGCGCAGCAAGCCGGTTTCTTCAAGGCGGAAACCACGCCGGTCGAAATCATCACCCGCACGCCTAACCTGGCCACCGGCCAGGTCGACGTAAAACGCCGCACGGTCGACACCGACGAAGGCGCGCGCGCCGATTCGACGCTGGAGTCGCTGGCCAAGCTGAAACCGGTATTCGCCGCCAAAGGTTCGGTGACCGCCGCCAACAGCTCGCAAATGTCGGACGGCGCCGGCGCGCTGCTGATCGTCAGCGAAAAAATCCTGCGCGAGCACAACCTGACTCCGCTGGCGAAATTCTCGTCGTTCGCGGTGCGCGGCGTGCCGCCTGAAATCATGGGCATCGGCCCTAAATTCGCCATCCCCGCCGCCTGCGCGGCGGCCGGCATCACCCAGGACCAGCTGGACTGGATCGAGCTGAACGAAGCGTTCGCGGCGCAAGCGCTGGCCGTGATCGGCGACCTGGGCCTGGATCCTGCGAAAGTCAATCCGATGGGCGGCGCGATCGCGCTGGGCCACCCGCTGGGCGCGACCGGCGCGATCCGCGCCGCGACCGTGATCCATGCGCTGCAGCGCACCAGGCAGAAATACGGCATGGTCACCATGTGCGTCGGCGCCGGCATGGGCGCGGCAGGAATTTTTGAGCGCGTATAA
- a CDS encoding 3-hydroxyacyl-CoA dehydrogenase/enoyl-CoA hydratase family protein — MTNFIVKKVAVLGAGVMGAQIAAHCINAKVPVVLFDLPAKEGPKNGIVLRAIDNLKKLSPAPLGNKDDASLIQVANYEDNLDLLAGCDLIIEAIAERMDWKHDLYKKVAPHIAPNAIFASNTSGLSINKLADGFDAELKARFCGVHFFNPPRYMHLVELIPTVSTRPAILDQLEVFLTTTLGKGVVRAKDTPNFIANRVGIFGMLAIIHEAEKFGLTVDVVDDLTGAKLGRAKSGTFRTADVVGLDTMGHVIRTMQDNLAGDPFFGVYQTPAVLASLVEKGALGQKSGAGFYKKVGKEIQRLDFASGEYVSGGGKAADIIARILKEKDPVKKMKALRESTNPQGQFLWAIFRDAFHYIAVHLDTVADNARDIDFAMRWGFGWNVGPFETWQASNWLQVANWVREDIAAGQALCDAPLPAWVFEGPVAEQGGVHTPEGSYSAISKSFVPRSTLAVYERQPFRAPVLGSGAADGKTAGTTVFEDDSVRVWHTGDEVLIISFKTKMHVIGEGVINGLKLALAEAEKNFKGLVIWHADAAEGGAFSAGADLQSALPAFMQGGVKAVDPIIAELQKTFLSLKYANVPVIAAVAGLALGGGCELALHASKRVASIESYIGLVEVGVGLIPAGGGLKEAALRACKEAKGNDILQFLKVGFTNAATANVSKSALEAQKMGYLKEDDVIVFNPYELLHVAKVEARALFDAGFRPQLPSPIQVTGRYGWGTIKAQLVNMRDGGFISAHDFKLGEMIAEIVSGGDVDQGSFVSEQWLLDMERKAFLELLNHPKTQERIMGMMQTGKPVRN, encoded by the coding sequence ATGACCAATTTCATCGTTAAAAAAGTAGCCGTCCTCGGCGCCGGCGTGATGGGCGCGCAGATCGCCGCCCATTGCATCAACGCGAAAGTGCCGGTGGTGCTGTTCGACCTGCCGGCGAAGGAAGGACCTAAGAATGGCATCGTGCTGCGCGCCATCGACAACCTGAAAAAGCTGTCGCCTGCGCCGCTGGGCAACAAGGATGACGCATCGCTGATCCAGGTCGCCAACTACGAAGACAACCTGGACTTGCTGGCCGGCTGCGACCTGATCATCGAAGCGATCGCCGAGCGCATGGACTGGAAACACGACCTGTATAAAAAGGTCGCGCCGCATATCGCACCGAACGCGATCTTCGCGTCGAACACGTCCGGCCTGTCGATCAACAAGCTGGCCGACGGCTTCGACGCAGAACTGAAAGCGCGCTTTTGCGGCGTGCACTTCTTCAACCCGCCGCGCTATATGCACCTGGTGGAATTGATCCCGACCGTGTCGACCAGGCCGGCCATCCTCGACCAGCTGGAAGTGTTCCTGACCACCACGCTGGGCAAGGGCGTCGTGCGCGCCAAGGACACCCCGAACTTCATCGCCAACCGGGTCGGCATCTTCGGCATGCTGGCGATCATCCACGAAGCTGAAAAATTCGGCCTGACCGTGGACGTGGTCGACGACCTGACCGGTGCCAAGCTGGGCCGCGCCAAGTCGGGCACCTTCCGCACCGCGGACGTGGTCGGCCTGGACACCATGGGCCATGTAATCAGGACCATGCAGGACAACCTGGCCGGCGATCCATTCTTCGGCGTCTACCAAACCCCGGCGGTGCTGGCATCGCTGGTTGAAAAAGGCGCGCTGGGCCAGAAGAGCGGCGCCGGCTTCTACAAAAAAGTCGGTAAAGAGATTCAACGCCTGGACTTCGCCAGCGGCGAATACGTGAGCGGCGGCGGCAAGGCCGCCGACATCATCGCCCGCATCTTGAAAGAAAAAGATCCGGTCAAGAAAATGAAGGCGCTGCGCGAATCGACCAATCCGCAAGGCCAGTTCCTGTGGGCGATCTTCCGCGACGCGTTCCACTACATCGCCGTGCACCTGGACACCGTGGCCGACAATGCGCGCGACATCGATTTCGCGATGCGCTGGGGCTTCGGCTGGAACGTCGGCCCGTTCGAAACATGGCAAGCGTCGAACTGGCTGCAAGTGGCGAACTGGGTCAGGGAAGACATCGCCGCCGGCCAGGCGCTGTGCGACGCGCCGCTGCCAGCGTGGGTGTTCGAAGGCCCGGTCGCCGAACAGGGCGGCGTGCATACGCCTGAAGGTTCCTATTCCGCCATCTCGAAATCGTTCGTGCCGCGCTCGACGCTGGCCGTGTACGAGCGCCAGCCATTCCGCGCGCCAGTGCTGGGCAGCGGCGCCGCCGACGGCAAGACCGCCGGCACCACGGTATTCGAGGACGACTCCGTGCGCGTCTGGCATACCGGCGACGAAGTACTGATCATCTCGTTCAAGACCAAGATGCACGTGATCGGCGAAGGCGTGATCAATGGCTTGAAACTGGCGCTGGCGGAAGCCGAAAAGAACTTCAAGGGCCTGGTGATCTGGCACGCTGATGCGGCCGAAGGCGGTGCGTTCTCGGCTGGCGCCGACCTGCAATCGGCGCTGCCTGCGTTCATGCAGGGCGGCGTCAAGGCGGTCGATCCGATCATCGCCGAGCTGCAAAAAACCTTCCTGTCGCTGAAATACGCGAACGTGCCGGTGATCGCCGCGGTGGCGGGCCTGGCGCTGGGCGGCGGCTGCGAGCTGGCGCTGCACGCGTCGAAACGCGTGGCCTCGATCGAGTCCTATATCGGCCTGGTGGAAGTGGGCGTCGGCCTGATCCCGGCCGGCGGCGGCTTGAAGGAAGCGGCGCTGCGCGCCTGCAAGGAAGCCAAGGGCAACGACATCCTGCAATTCCTGAAAGTCGGCTTCACCAATGCGGCCACCGCCAACGTGTCGAAATCGGCGCTCGAAGCGCAAAAAATGGGTTACCTGAAAGAAGACGACGTGATCGTGTTCAACCCGTACGAATTGCTGCACGTCGCCAAGGTCGAAGCGCGCGCGCTGTTCGACGCCGGCTTCCGTCCGCAACTGCCATCGCCGATCCAGGTCACCGGCCGCTACGGCTGGGGCACGATCAAGGCGCAACTGGTGAATATGCGCGACGGCGGCTTCATCTCGGCGCACGACTTCAAGCTGGGCGAAATGATCGCCGAGATCGTGTCGGGCGGCGACGTGGACCAGGGCAGCTTTGTCAGCGAGCAGTGGTTGCTGGACATGGAACGCAAGGCCTTCCTGGAATTGCTGAACCATCCTAAAACCCAGGAACGCATCATGGGCATGATGCAAACCGGCAAGCCAGTGCGCAACTAA
- a CDS encoding TetR/AcrR family transcriptional regulator has product MRKGELTRAAILDVALDLSSRDGLEGLTIGLLADKMNMSKSGVFAHFGSREDLQLEVLKLYHHRFEQEVFFPSMQETRGIMRLKAMFARWIKRVSVEIASGCIYISGAVEYDDRPGPIREELVAMVRAWQGALLRSVQQSIETGDLKPDTDARQMVYEMYGLILALHHDARFLRMPGSVERTRLGFDRLLETYQSPQLAHTPQAPQAI; this is encoded by the coding sequence ATGCGCAAAGGCGAATTGACACGGGCAGCCATCCTCGATGTGGCACTGGACTTATCCAGCCGCGACGGCCTGGAAGGACTGACCATTGGCTTGCTCGCAGACAAGATGAACATGAGCAAATCGGGGGTCTTCGCGCACTTCGGTTCGCGCGAAGACTTGCAGCTGGAAGTGCTCAAGTTGTACCACCACCGTTTCGAGCAAGAGGTTTTCTTCCCGAGCATGCAGGAAACGCGCGGCATCATGCGCTTGAAAGCGATGTTTGCGCGCTGGATCAAGCGCGTCAGCGTCGAAATCGCCTCCGGCTGCATCTACATCAGCGGCGCGGTCGAGTATGACGACCGTCCCGGACCGATCCGCGAGGAATTGGTGGCCATGGTGCGCGCATGGCAGGGCGCGTTGCTGCGCAGCGTGCAGCAATCGATAGAAACCGGCGACTTGAAGCCGGATACCGACGCACGGCAAATGGTGTACGAGATGTATGGCCTGATTCTGGCGTTGCACCACGATGCGCGTTTCTTGCGCATGCCGGGCAGCGTCGAGCGCACCAGGCTGGGCTTCGACCGCCTGCTGGAAACGTACCAGAGTCCCCAGTTGGCGCATACGCCGCAAGCACCGCAAGCGATATAA
- a CDS encoding M48 family metallopeptidase — MDEGFVRPAEPAPFSAPGAIRVYPKEQKLFTILLVLSALFWLALTVATVGLVWLLLALLYVFGLAAHSYFMSHLQGHGVKVGAQQFPDLHARFNACCDAVGLPQRPEFYVMTGNGVLNAFATRFLRRNYVVLLSDVVDALQDDPPALNFYIGHELGHIVQKHLVRHWWIGTMMLTPLLGSAYSRAREYTCDQYGLACCDDSRSALHALAVLAAGGKRWKTINFDAYIAQSGASGGFWMSLNELTGDYPWLSKRFARVRSGDAATFPRRHPLAWFFAALVPRTGFGVLGGLIVYSYLALVLFALALPAYQHFRNASQEATSTAYQEEMPEAQQQALIAAAYAHGMAAGEYVTAFVGKHQRLPEDMNEAGFTATSPAVYEIGIAPENGALTIVLAAPMMGVEIELVPNSSAHLGHWNCNVNVALPANLLPPACHYAAHDEEEQEADGGDEGTALEPAPKKT, encoded by the coding sequence ATGGATGAAGGTTTTGTAAGGCCGGCCGAGCCGGCGCCGTTTTCAGCGCCCGGTGCGATCCGCGTGTATCCGAAGGAACAGAAGCTGTTCACCATCTTGCTGGTGCTGTCGGCGCTGTTCTGGCTGGCCTTGACGGTCGCCACGGTCGGGCTGGTGTGGCTGCTGCTGGCGCTGCTGTATGTGTTCGGCCTGGCGGCCCATTCGTATTTCATGTCGCATCTGCAAGGTCATGGTGTCAAGGTCGGCGCGCAACAATTTCCCGACCTGCATGCGCGTTTCAATGCCTGCTGCGATGCGGTCGGCTTGCCGCAGCGGCCAGAGTTTTATGTGATGACGGGCAATGGCGTATTAAACGCCTTTGCCACCCGTTTCCTGCGCCGCAATTATGTGGTGCTGCTGAGCGATGTCGTCGATGCGCTGCAAGACGACCCGCCAGCGCTGAATTTTTATATCGGCCACGAACTGGGCCATATCGTGCAAAAGCACCTGGTGCGCCACTGGTGGATCGGCACGATGATGCTGACGCCATTGCTGGGTTCGGCTTATTCGCGGGCCCGTGAATACACTTGCGACCAGTATGGCCTGGCGTGCTGCGACGACAGCCGCAGCGCGCTGCATGCGCTGGCGGTATTGGCCGCCGGCGGCAAGCGCTGGAAGACCATCAATTTCGACGCGTACATCGCGCAAAGCGGCGCCAGCGGCGGTTTCTGGATGTCGCTCAATGAATTGACCGGCGACTATCCATGGCTCAGCAAGCGCTTCGCGCGCGTGCGCAGCGGCGATGCCGCGACGTTCCCGCGGCGTCATCCGCTGGCCTGGTTCTTCGCCGCGCTGGTGCCGCGCACCGGCTTTGGCGTGCTCGGCGGCCTGATCGTCTACAGCTACCTGGCGCTGGTGCTGTTTGCGCTGGCGCTGCCCGCTTACCAGCATTTCCGCAACGCCAGCCAAGAAGCGACCTCGACCGCGTATCAGGAAGAAATGCCGGAAGCGCAGCAGCAAGCATTGATCGCCGCCGCGTATGCGCATGGCATGGCCGCCGGCGAATATGTGACGGCCTTTGTCGGCAAGCATCAACGCTTGCCGGAAGACATGAACGAGGCCGGTTTTACGGCCACCAGTCCGGCCGTCTACGAGATCGGCATCGCGCCCGAGAACGGCGCACTGACGATCGTCCTGGCGGCGCCGATGATGGGAGTGGAAATCGAACTGGTGCCGAACAGCAGCGCCCATCTCGGCCACTGGAATTGCAATGTGAATGTGGCGTTGCCGGCCAATCTGCTGCCGCCGGCTTGCCATTACGCCGCTCACGACGAAGAGGAGCAGGAAGCGGACGGCGGCGACGAGGGCACCGCGCTGGAGCCAGCGCCGAAAAAAACCTGA
- a CDS encoding enoyl-CoA hydratase, whose protein sequence is MDILCSKSDGILTLEFNRLERKNAITGAMYQTLADALVAAETDDGVRAILITGKPEIFTAGNDLDDFMKTARPQDGTLDEQRPVFQFMRALYGSSKPVVAAIAGPAIGIGTTLLMHCDLIYAADNAKFSMPFAQLGLCPEFASSLLLAQIAGYPRAAEKLMLGESFPAQEALQMGLVSKVLPLAELMPFARGQAAKLVALPAASIRATKRLMKQSRLAPMQAAIAEENQQFSDMLGAPEAKEAFTAFFEKRKPDFSKFG, encoded by the coding sequence ATGGATATTTTGTGCAGCAAGAGCGACGGCATCCTCACGCTTGAATTCAACCGCCTGGAACGCAAGAACGCCATCACGGGGGCGATGTACCAAACCCTGGCCGATGCGCTGGTGGCGGCCGAAACCGATGACGGCGTGCGCGCTATCCTGATCACGGGTAAACCCGAGATTTTCACGGCCGGCAACGACCTCGACGACTTCATGAAAACCGCGCGTCCGCAAGACGGCACACTCGACGAACAGCGTCCGGTATTCCAGTTCATGCGCGCGCTGTACGGCAGCAGCAAGCCGGTGGTGGCGGCGATTGCCGGCCCGGCCATCGGCATCGGCACCACGCTGCTGATGCATTGCGACCTGATCTACGCGGCCGACAACGCCAAGTTCTCGATGCCGTTCGCGCAGCTGGGCCTGTGCCCGGAATTCGCGTCCAGCCTGCTGCTGGCGCAAATCGCCGGCTACCCGCGCGCCGCCGAAAAACTGATGCTGGGCGAATCCTTCCCGGCCCAGGAAGCGCTGCAAATGGGGCTGGTGTCGAAGGTCTTGCCTTTGGCGGAATTGATGCCGTTCGCGCGCGGCCAGGCCGCCAAGCTGGTGGCGTTGCCGGCCGCGTCGATCCGCGCCACCAAACGGCTGATGAAGCAGAGCCGGCTGGCGCCGATGCAGGCCGCGATCGCCGAGGAAAACCAGCAATTCAGCGACATGCTGGGCGCGCCGGAAGCGAAGGAAGCGTTTACCGCATTCTTTGAGAAGCGCAAGCCGGATTTCTCGAAGTTTGGCTGA
- a CDS encoding acyl-CoA dehydrogenase C-terminal domain-containing protein, which produces MGQYVAPIRDMQFVLHEFLQVEEELKQMPHYADVDADIINQVLEEGGKFTSEVLFPLNHSGDREGCHHDPVTKSVTTPKGFKEAYKQYVEGGWAALACDPEYGGQGLPVVLNNSFYEMLNSTNQAWSMYPGLSHGAYECLKEHGTPEQKSVYLPKLVSGEWTGTMCLTEPHCGTDLGMLRSKALPEADGSWTITGNKIFISAGEHDMSENILHLVLARVPDAPEGSKGISLFLVPKFLPNADGSIGARNPITCGAIEEKMGIHGNSTCQMNLDGAKGWIIGQPNKGLNAMFVFMNAARLGVGMQSLGLTEVAYQNALIYAKDRIQMRSLSGVKSPSQPADPIIVHPDVRRMLLTGKAYAEGARAFTSYVALQIDRELHHPDAEVRKEAADEVALLTPVIKAFITDNAWIATSEAMQVFGGHGYIAEWGMEQYVRDARINMIYEGTNTIQSLDLLGRKILGDNGAKLRKFGEKIKTFVEENGTDEAMSEFVTPLGDLGDKVTKLTMEIGMKAFQNPDEVGAACVPYLRVVGHMIYSYLFAQMAKIALEKNGAAEAQGDKFYTAKLATARFYFARLQPETATLIRQARSGSANLMALDADLF; this is translated from the coding sequence ATGGGTCAATACGTCGCGCCAATCCGGGACATGCAATTCGTGCTGCATGAATTCCTGCAAGTCGAAGAAGAATTGAAACAAATGCCGCATTACGCGGACGTCGACGCCGACATCATCAACCAGGTGCTGGAAGAGGGCGGCAAATTCACGTCCGAAGTGTTGTTTCCGCTGAACCACTCCGGCGACCGCGAAGGCTGCCATCACGATCCGGTGACGAAAAGCGTCACCACCCCAAAAGGTTTTAAAGAAGCCTACAAGCAATACGTCGAAGGCGGCTGGGCCGCGCTGGCGTGCGATCCGGAATACGGCGGCCAGGGCTTGCCGGTGGTGTTGAACAATTCCTTCTATGAAATGCTGAATTCGACCAACCAGGCGTGGTCGATGTATCCGGGCCTGTCGCACGGCGCCTATGAGTGCCTGAAAGAACACGGCACGCCGGAACAAAAATCGGTCTACCTGCCGAAACTGGTCTCCGGCGAATGGACCGGCACCATGTGCCTGACCGAACCGCATTGCGGCACCGACCTCGGCATGCTGCGCTCGAAAGCGCTGCCTGAGGCGGACGGTTCCTGGACCATCACCGGCAACAAGATTTTCATCTCGGCCGGCGAACACGACATGTCGGAAAACATCTTGCACCTGGTGCTGGCCCGCGTGCCGGACGCGCCGGAAGGCTCGAAAGGCATTTCGCTGTTCCTGGTGCCGAAATTCCTGCCGAACGCCGACGGTTCCATCGGCGCGCGCAACCCGATCACCTGCGGCGCGATCGAAGAAAAAATGGGCATCCACGGCAATTCGACCTGCCAGATGAACCTGGACGGCGCGAAAGGCTGGATCATCGGCCAGCCGAACAAGGGCTTGAACGCGATGTTCGTGTTCATGAACGCGGCCCGTCTCGGCGTCGGCATGCAATCGCTGGGCCTGACCGAAGTGGCCTACCAGAACGCGCTGATCTACGCCAAGGACCGCATCCAGATGCGCAGCCTGTCCGGCGTCAAATCGCCAAGCCAGCCGGCCGACCCGATCATCGTGCACCCGGACGTGCGCCGCATGCTGTTGACCGGCAAGGCTTACGCCGAAGGCGCGCGCGCGTTCACGTCCTACGTGGCGCTGCAGATCGACCGCGAACTGCACCACCCCGACGCCGAAGTGCGCAAGGAAGCGGCCGACGAAGTCGCGCTGCTGACCCCGGTCATCAAGGCCTTCATCACCGACAATGCGTGGATCGCCACCTCGGAAGCGATGCAAGTGTTCGGCGGCCACGGTTATATCGCCGAATGGGGCATGGAACAATATGTGCGCGATGCGCGCATCAACATGATTTACGAAGGCACGAACACGATCCAGTCGCTGGATTTGCTGGGCCGTAAAATCCTCGGCGACAACGGCGCCAAGCTGCGCAAGTTCGGCGAAAAAATCAAGACCTTCGTCGAAGAGAACGGCACCGATGAAGCGATGAGCGAATTCGTCACCCCGCTGGGCGACCTGGGCGACAAAGTGACCAAGCTGACGATGGAAATCGGCATGAAGGCGTTCCAGAATCCGGACGAAGTCGGCGCCGCCTGCGTGCCTTACCTGCGCGTGGTCGGCCACATGATCTACAGCTATCTGTTCGCGCAGATGGCCAAGATCGCCCTGGAAAAAAATGGAGCCGCCGAGGCCCAGGGTGATAAATTTTACACCGCCAAACTGGCGACCGCGCGTTTCTATTTCGCCCGCCTGCAACCTGAGACGGCAACCCTGATCCGCCAGGCGCGCTCCGGTTCGGCCAACCTGATGGCACTCGACGCAGACCTGTTCTAA
- a CDS encoding phospholipase D-like domain-containing protein — protein MRSVNFIAHNDIKLLRSGTDYFPALIAAIDGARSEIYFETYIFAADATGASVLDALIRAAGRGLLVCMITDWYGTGNRRVNAMHAQLEAAQVHHRIFNAWFRRGITRTHRKICVVDRELAFVGGININDDMFCDYDHRISLSAPRWDFAVQVRGPLVDVIHKEAQVQWARLGKMNLIKRINLYREMRAVNKALAHNPVMAGFVVRDNLRNRRTIQRAYLQALGRARKSVLLANPYFAPGRKFREALASAARRGVDVVLLIGVGEIWLQDAVAHSFYPKLLEAGVKVVEYHKTQLHAKVAVIDDDWATVGSSNVDGLSLFLNQEANVVIKDAGFACTLRQQIEQAIADGVVVHQDDFAHVGRWRRLGYEAAFLGYKIIMRIFAVGKYA, from the coding sequence ATGCGATCAGTCAATTTCATAGCCCACAACGATATCAAGCTGCTGCGTAGCGGCACCGACTACTTTCCGGCGCTGATCGCGGCGATCGACGGCGCCAGGTCCGAGATTTATTTCGAGACCTATATCTTTGCCGCCGATGCCACCGGGGCCAGCGTGCTCGACGCGCTGATACGCGCGGCCGGTCGTGGTCTGCTGGTATGCATGATTACCGACTGGTATGGCACCGGCAACCGCCGCGTCAACGCCATGCATGCCCAGCTGGAAGCGGCGCAGGTGCATCACCGTATCTTCAACGCCTGGTTTCGCCGTGGCATCACGCGCACCCACCGCAAGATTTGCGTGGTCGACCGCGAGCTCGCCTTTGTCGGCGGCATCAATATCAACGACGATATGTTTTGCGATTACGACCACCGCATCAGCCTGTCCGCGCCGCGCTGGGATTTTGCGGTGCAGGTGCGCGGCCCGCTGGTCGACGTGATCCACAAGGAAGCGCAAGTGCAATGGGCGCGCCTGGGCAAGATGAACTTGATCAAGCGTATCAATCTGTACCGCGAAATGCGCGCCGTCAATAAAGCGCTGGCGCACAACCCGGTCATGGCCGGCTTCGTGGTGCGCGACAATTTGCGCAACCGGCGCACCATCCAGCGCGCCTACCTGCAGGCGCTGGGCCGGGCCCGCAAGAGCGTGCTGCTGGCCAATCCATACTTTGCGCCGGGCCGCAAATTCCGCGAGGCGCTGGCGTCGGCCGCGCGGCGCGGCGTCGACGTGGTGCTGCTGATCGGGGTCGGCGAAATCTGGCTGCAAGACGCGGTGGCGCATTCGTTTTATCCGAAGTTGCTGGAGGCCGGCGTCAAGGTGGTCGAATACCACAAGACCCAGCTGCACGCCAAGGTCGCCGTCATCGACGACGACTGGGCCACGGTCGGGTCGAGCAATGTCGACGGCCTGAGCCTGTTCCTGAACCAGGAAGCCAATGTGGTGATCAAGGACGCCGGCTTCGCGTGCACCCTGCGCCAGCAGATCGAACAGGCCATCGCCGACGGGGTGGTGGTGCACCAGGACGATTTTGCCCATGTCGGGCGCTGGCGCCGGCTCGGATATGAGGCCGCCTTCCTCGGATATAAGATTATCATGCGTATTTTTGCTGTGGGGAAATACGCATGA